Proteins from one Flavobacterium sp. N2038 genomic window:
- a CDS encoding DUF4349 domain-containing protein → MRYIFFLFLFFSVLSGCSKHEAPNEDQAISISAVKLPAKKYESGGADKNLEAPSPKIEQKIIKEASLRFETNDLEDTFNKIKTAVTANKGNILIDSEGKDYNSVFRNLTVKVPSQNFDNFINAISKGVSFFERKDISSEDVTEEYIDLTSRLKNKRKLEERYLQILQKATKISEILEIEKQISIIREEIEAKEGQLKYLESRVSESTVTIEFYKTIAEKEGIKISYGSKIWTAIKSGFFSLSDFLISIISIWPFIILFCVLAYFIRKRFKRKKQ, encoded by the coding sequence ATGCGCTATATTTTCTTTTTGTTTTTATTTTTTTCTGTTCTTTCTGGTTGCAGCAAACATGAAGCTCCTAATGAAGATCAGGCAATTTCAATTAGTGCAGTAAAGTTACCTGCAAAAAAATATGAATCAGGTGGTGCCGATAAAAATTTAGAAGCTCCTTCACCTAAAATTGAACAAAAAATTATAAAGGAAGCTTCTCTTCGATTTGAAACAAATGACTTAGAAGACACATTCAATAAAATCAAAACTGCGGTAACAGCAAACAAAGGAAATATTTTAATAGATTCTGAAGGAAAAGATTACAATTCAGTTTTCAGAAATCTTACTGTTAAAGTTCCAAGTCAGAATTTTGATAACTTTATAAATGCAATTTCAAAAGGAGTTTCTTTTTTCGAAAGAAAAGACATTTCTTCCGAAGATGTTACAGAAGAATACATTGATCTCACTTCAAGATTAAAGAATAAGCGAAAACTTGAAGAGCGCTATTTGCAGATTCTTCAAAAAGCTACAAAAATTAGCGAGATTCTTGAAATTGAAAAACAAATCTCGATTATCCGAGAAGAAATAGAAGCGAAAGAAGGCCAATTAAAATATTTAGAAAGCCGAGTGTCTGAAAGCACTGTTACTATTGAATTTTATAAAACCATTGCCGAAAAAGAAGGCATTAAAATATCATATGGATCAAAAATCTGGACCGCAATTAAATCCGGTTTTTTTAGTTTGTCTGATTTTTTAATATCAATTATCAGTATTTGGCCGTTTATTATCCTATTTTGTGTATTAGCCTATTTTATTAGAAAAAGATTTAAAAGAAAAAAACAATAA
- the rnpA gene encoding ribonuclease P protein component: MNFTYPKNERLKSKTTIGLLFSEGKSVSKYPLRLVYRQAEDHSGKKIKLGVSVSKKYFKKAVDRNYFKRVLRETYRLNKHLLWDNLEGSYSFMFFYQSKDRLSYEEINTKTIQLFEKFLLQVNKTPDSETKKES, encoded by the coding sequence ATGAACTTTACTTACCCAAAAAACGAACGCTTAAAAAGCAAAACAACGATTGGATTACTGTTTTCTGAGGGAAAATCGGTCTCAAAATATCCACTTCGTCTGGTTTATCGTCAAGCGGAAGACCATTCAGGAAAAAAAATCAAACTTGGTGTTTCGGTTTCTAAGAAATATTTCAAAAAAGCCGTAGATCGAAATTACTTTAAAAGAGTTCTTAGAGAAACTTACAGACTCAACAAACATTTGCTTTGGGATAACTTAGAAGGTTCTTATTCCTTCATGTTTTTTTACCAAAGCAAAGACCGGTTATCTTACGAAGAAATCAATACCAAAACGATTCAGTTATTTGAAAAATTTTTACTACAAGTAAACAAAACTCCTGATTCTGAAACTAAAAAAGAGTCCTAG